The following DNA comes from Centroberyx gerrardi isolate f3 chromosome 4, fCenGer3.hap1.cur.20231027, whole genome shotgun sequence.
AACATACCTCTAAGAAAAGAATGGAGTGTGAGAAATTCAATTTCCTGTGGAGCCTGGTCATATTGTACACATGGTTGATTCAAGGTGAGACATTCAGAGTTCTTTCTTGCATACAAATTAAGCTTATTCATAAGATTCTGACTTTCTGTGGATGCTTCATGTTCCGCTTTGTCTGTGTGCCTACATATTTTCCATCTCTTAAAGCCAAGCAGTGATTCTGTGTGGCCTTATATTGATTGAGGCTACTATATTTCTGGGGTCTAGGCTGTGCTGCAGGTGTGTCTATTATAGGTCTACCAGGTACAGCCAGCCTGGCAGAGAACAGCGCTGCTGGTTCTGAAGTCTACTGCTTTCAGCTGGTCCTCTCCCCAGGGGCCAGCTTGGCACCAGGATACCCGACGATCATCAACTCAGACCCACTCACCACTGATTTTATTGTGTCCATGCACAACACTACACAAGCAAAGGTGAAGTTTAAAACATCAAATGGCATTCACATGGTTAAATGAATACTTTCCTTCTTCAAAGTATCGTATATCTACCTGATGATTTACAATGGAAGATTTTAATTCCAAGGGATATCGATTTTTAGGAAGAACTGTTTTCAAATTTTATTCATCATTTGATGTTTAGGCTTCCAAAATAgcttaaatgttttttcttaATAACAAATGTTTTCCTTGAATGTCAGGAATAATCTTGAAACAgcagatgtatttttttttaaatgttggatatcatctcattttggactgaaactctTCAAGTTTAATTTGAACGCAGGTATCTGTAACTGGGAATGCAGAGCTCGACTTTGAAACGGCCCCAAACCGCTTCGTCTTTCAAATCCTTGCTGTGGACAGTGAGCAGGACAGCGCCCTTCAGACGCTGACAGTGATCCTCACAGACGTGGATGAGGCTCCTGTATTTCATGATGAAGGTTCTGTTCTACGACAAGAAGTCTGAGTATATTTGTATTTCATAAAGTTGAGGATCAGCGAGTGATCTGATAAATGTGTTTTCCACCCAGACTCAGTGCTCTATGTTGTGGAGAAATCCCCTCAAGGAGAGATTTATGCCCCAGCCGTCACTGATCCAGAGAACAGGCCTTTGTTTGTAGGATATCATTTTCCCACCAGTTACACTGCTTGTCTGTTGCTTGATATGTGTGTCTTACAAGATGTCTGTTTCCATTCAGTTTGCACTGCTCCCTCCAACCCCTGGATTTGATATTGATACTGCTTCAGGTGTCCTTTCTACAACAAAGCAGTTTAATTACCAGACTGACCCCAGTAGGTAAGCAGTTTGCATATTATGGATATCCTGTATGTCTATGGGGAGGAGTGCcattggtttttattttattgtatttattatttttatttaacctttatttaaccaggtaataTCTCAATGAGATTAAAAGGACATCTCTTTTACAAGAGCGACCTGGCCAGGAGGGCAGCATTGAGCACAGTTACGTACAAGGACAACATGAGAGCATAACAGGAATAACAGTTAcactcaatacacacacatacataatccAATAAAACAGGTCAGAGATTAATGGCAGAGACCTTGACTAATCAAGTTTCGCTTCCAACTCTTTTAAAACTGATTTGAATTCTCCTAAGGAAATCAAGTCAGACCAAGTAAAGGGTGCAGAATACTTTTTTGCCCAACTCTGTCCGAACTCGGGGTATAGACATGTGCAGATAATTCTGTGAGCGTAGGCCATGAACACATCCTTTTCTAGACAAATATGTACACAAGTAAGTAGGGAGCATCCCAAGGAGTGACTTAGTGACTTATTAGATAATAGTCAGCCAGTGGTTTTGCCTATATACATACAAAGAAGGCCATCCGGCTCTGGCATACAAAGTGCAATGATGCGTAAGGAATTTGCAGCTGGTAATGAATCTCAAGGCACTATGATAGACAGTATCAAGCATGATACTGTTATGGTGTTGCTGTTAGTTCTGATGTGTACAACATGGTGATTTCAATAGTCACCCTTCCTTCCAATTTCCCATATGAGCACTGCTGTTGGTACAGGTTGGAGTGGGGtttgatgaaaataaaaatgagccTTCTACCTCGCCTCAAGCCAGTTGGCTGCCAATATTGCCAATGCTTTCGAGCGTCTGAGTCTTCTGATAACAGAGATTAAACCTGtttgcgtgcacacacacacacacacacacacacacacacacacacacacacacacacacacacacacacgcacacatgttGAAATACCATTTACTGCAGCCCTGAACCCCTTCCCTTGTGGAAAAAGTGTTCAGTACCTCACCCTTCAATTTTTTGGGGTGTGAAGAATGAAAATGGCGCTAATGCCACACATTCATCATGTCTGTTCCCCAGCTACAGTCTGAATGTCAGTGTGAGTGATGGAAACAACGCAGTATCCAAAACCCTGATTGTCAACATTGTGAACATAAATGATGACAAACCTCAGTTCATAAAGTGAGTATTCCTCAGTAGTTATGTTTCAGTTTGGGGATTTTGCAACACAATTTGACATTATTGACTGAGAATAACTGGTtggtatgtgtttttgtgtggtgTCCAGTAAAATCACCTCTTTCACCATTCCTGAGGAGCTGAGTCCGGGAGTTATCGTCGCCAACATCACAGCAGTCGTCCCAAATGCCCCACCATATGATGGCTTCATCTTCTACACCATCAGCACTAACAATTATCTGGCTATCCACAGATGTGAGCACATTCAACATGTTGCTAAGCAGTATAGATTAGATGGGCATGCTATTAGTATCTATGTGTATCggaatacatactgtatacagccTGCTGTTTGTGTATTCATGCATTCAGTTTGTGGCTCATCGTGTTAATTTCCagaatgccacacacacacacacacacacacacacacacacacatatacatatatatatactatacctatgtatatatatataaaatctaGAGGATCGAGCTTGTTTGTTTGAAAGTGTTATGTTTGTGTCATCATGTTTGTGAAAGTgtaattttgtcaaccaaggactgaaCTATTCTTTATGAAGTAccacaatttattttaatttagtgctatcaatcattttgtgataGGACATGCCACTTTTTCAACTGACAGCTATCTCGTttgggaatgaaactcttcatccGGTATCCTGTGTTTCAGACACAGGCCTGGTGACAGTAGCCAACAGGATGGATTGTGACTCATCTCCGCTGAGACAGAACCCCACTGTAACTGTCACTGTGACAGCCACCTTCAGGCCCTCAGGCCCTCCTCTCGCCAACACCATCATACTGGACATCACTGTCACTGACATCAATGACAACCCCCCCATCTGCCTCCCTGCTGCCCAGAGGTTAGTATCACACAGGCACAGGCCTGTGCCAAGCATCTAAATTAGGGAGTGAACCATGGCCACCTGTTCCCTTGCCACCGCTGAATCTTCAATAAGAGAGAAGCTGCATATTCATGAAATAATGCAGTCTTTACATCCCTGCAAGTGCTTCCGTCTCAGTCTGTAGTTTCTGATTCACTATTTTTATCATAAACAATTCCAAACTAGTAactattgtttgttttattgggAATATCTTAGGGTGGCAGTGCTTGAGACAGAGATAGTGGGGTCCCTCATCACTACAGTGACATGTACAGATAATGACGTGGACGACAACTTCCGGCAGTTCCAGTTCACTGGCCTTTCCTGTCTGGACTGCACCCTGCACTTTGCCCTGAACTCCTCCAATCGCATTGTGgtaaaaaaaccaaaacccaGTATAACAAGCTGCATAATGTCCTGctataatcaccatgatattaGACATAACCAGTTacgctaatgaggtcattaattgaGCTAATTAACACATCAATTGGCAAATATTTCTATGCCAACTtgcttgtcttcacataacacatgggtggcattaatatgaactgcatatcttaaagcattaaggagttacaATAGTTTCAAGAAAAATCAGTTTTCTGGAACTGGATAAATTATATAGAATATaactgtatacacacatatagtCAAACCCATCTTGATTTAATACTGTTCCATTTCACCACATCCACAGCTGAAGGGAAGCCTAGACTTTGAGGATCCAAGCAATCTGCTTGTTGGTAATGAGTACAGACTCTTGGCCGTGGCTGAAGATAAGAATGACACCTCACTGAAAGGTACGCTATACAGTGGAGACTTCTCTTTACTGCAAGAACACATCAAGGAAGTCTGTTGTTatgttcatattcatattcatattcttaTGGGTATTTACAGGCAGTGCTTATGTCTATGTGACGGTGACCCCTGTGAATGAGTTCCCTCCTGTCTTCAGCCCTTCATCATATTTCTACAGTATCTCAGAGCTCCTAGGACGTACGTAAGATCAACAATAAAGATAATTAATGGTCTTCAGAGCTTCCTATAACCACAATAAACCAATAACCAGTAGTTACAATCATGATCTAGCCTTTTTGTCTCTACAATTAGGAGGAGCGGTGATAGGAGCAGTCAATGCTACAGACAGAGACCTCCCTGCCACTCCAGTGCATTACTCCATCATCTCTGGTGGGGGCAGTGGCGGTTTGTCCAACATCTTCTTCCTGGATCCCAAACTGGGGAGTATCGCTCTGCTGACTCGACCAGACTACGAAACCACCCAGTACTACAGACTGCTCATCAGAGCGGTGGATGGAGATCCAGTCAGGCTCCTTTCTGCCACTGCTACAGTATGCTGGATACCTTATTATTTATCGTTTACATGCAAAGATCAGTACTACAAACTCATTACTCTTCGCTCTTActccatagtgtgtgtgtgtggtgggtgtgcATGCTCCATTCAGGTCACAATCAACATCACAGAGGCCAATGATGAGCCGCCAGTATGTGGACCCAATCGGACCAACTTGATAGTTCCAGTAGACCAGAGGGGAGGCTCCAATGTCCAGGGCTTCATCCTTTCCTGCACAGACAAGgactctcctcccacctccttcaTTTACTCCATCTCAGGTAATGTCCTTATGTCCATAGCTATGGCCTTAAAGTGGGTTGCAATCTGAATTCTGGTTCGACTATTTGCTTCAatatagcatcatatacagtggAGTATGATTTCATTGTTATAGGGCTATAGGATATAGAATGGCAAGCAAAACTGGGAAATCTCAGACTACTTTTGTTGTCTTTTCAACCCCAGGGGCCAGCAACCTGAACAACCACTTTGTGTTCTCGCCATCGTCGGGAACCAATGTGACGAGGCTTCTCTTGAAGGAGCGCTTTGACTTTGAGAGCGGTCTGGACCGGGTGTGGCGCTACAGTCTGACTGTACTGATCTCTGATGGCAACTTGAGGGCAGGAGAAGCTGGGTCCAGAGCTCGAGCTCCCACCCAGACCGGCACCGTCATCATCAACATCCAAGTGTTGGACCCTAGCCTCACCACtgtcatcaccaccaccactgtTAGTAAAGTGGATATGACACAGTACACACCATCACAGTTAACCGTTCCAAACAAAAGTcaatgaagaagagagagttgTGAACTGCCAACAATAAGGCGATGCAACGCACTCAGcctgttcttcttctgcagccCCGAGTGACATACATCACCCTAACAGAGAACACATTCAGCCTTGATGACTGGTACGTGTGGTTTGTTATCGCCCTGggtgccatgctgctgctggcagTCCTGGCCTACCTGCTCTACCACTGCTGCAGGTGGCTCTCCACAGCGgactgcagctgctgccagCCCAGGCCAgtggaagaaagggaagagctGTAAGTGTGCAAactatattatttatttttatctgacGGGAAGGTTTAGTGGTCCACAGTCGCTGGATCATGTTAGGTGATCTTattattcatttcattctgGGTAGCTGTtgactgttttctttcttccttttctgttTAACAGCATTCCAGAGCCAGGTAAATATCCACAACATGTTCAATAAAGACCTTGAAATCCCTTACACCAGTAATCAATAGTACAAGGTTGAGTGTCTATGGTTTCTTTACAGCGACTCCAAAGGAAGAGATTATACTGGTAAGGCTTTATTTacaggatatatatatatgcttgGTGTCTGTGTCTTGATCAACTTACTGTGCTTGTTACAGTTCACTGATACACTTTCTTTCCTTTACAGGAGGTGACTAAAATCAATACTGTGTTCGATGGAGAGGCGGTTGATCCAGGTAATAGTCACTCAACTATACAGAGAATTTTCTGAATGCTGAACACTATACTTTAACTGttattactgttgtttttcagtcacaAACAGGGTGTATGAATACAACAGTAAGTCGGGAGCCAGGCGTTGGAAGGACACCAGCATTGTGTCTGAATATCTTCCCACACAGCGTCGGAGCAGCACGCTGGTCGTTCCAGAGAACACTGATACCTCCCAGCAAAACTCCAGCTCCATGCAATCCCTTACTGGGAGAGTAAGGACAGGCACTGGCCTATCACAGAccaggagtgagggagagggcagGGCCTCCGGACGGTCCTCGCAATCACCTGCAGTCTCAGTTAGAGGACGGAAGCCAGAGACTGTCCCCATGACAACAATAGGAACAACCTCAGAGGTGTGAGGCATCTCATGCATTGATAGTATTTGTGCTACATTGTCTGACAGTGATTATGATTAATTAACAATGACTTTTCAATCAATACAGTATCAaaataaggcaaaaaaaaagcataaatgagtGTCAGTGAATTAATCTGGCTTTTGTCTTAACTACTAAATGTCCAAATGTCATCAAGTTATCATGACTTTATGGAAACTCCATGGTTGATTTTTCTTATCAGCTACGTCTATGTGTGTCTTGGTAACAGCTCTGAGCTCTAAAATTCGATAAGAGGGAAACTGTATGGGCTTATCAAGATGCCTAGTAGTTGCTGTCGGCGATAATGAGCCTCAGCACGGCACAAAAGGTTACAAATCATCTTAGTTGGCAGCCGAGCACAATAAGAATCACAGAGATGATAAACAATATATGTGTGAATATTATTTTACACCTTTAGGAGAATGTGTGATAAACAACCTGCAGCCACCCTATATCATATCTTTCCATACATGTTAAGAACTATAAAATCAGTTGTAGCCGTTTTAAATGATTATGCTTCTAATTCCACTAAGTCATTTTTACTACCCACTACAGTAGTgtaaaccaaaaagaaaaaatataatcaTTACACTGTGTCTCATATCAGTTAAGCACCACGGAAAATGATCTTGGGCCTCTTCAATGAAGTAATAAACTAATGGAACTGTATTGAAAGTATTCATAATACAGCATATGACTCCATGATGAATCTTTTAGCAGCAAATGTAATAGTCGTAAACAGCATTTGACACGTTTGTTTACACTCTAATGTAATTTTTGGATTGCATTTCAGTATCTTGTAATGTTTTATAGGATAACAGAAATCTTAATAAAAGTGCCACCTGCATTCTTTGAAAGTGCTTAGAAGGGAAATAGGAGGATGGTGAAAACCACTCTTTGGGGCAGAGAGGTTGGATGTTCCTACAGACTGCAGCTCATTGTCCCTCAGTTCTGCGTTTTGTGTCTCAAATCTcatcaaatatactgtatgtctttaaTATCAAGCCATTATGAATAATTGTCTGAAGCCAGTTCTGTGTAGAGGAAAGAGCAACGATTTTTCTAAAAATATGTGAGCATTTTGAGTATTAAGAGAAAATATGTTAGGTAATTTGTGCAATTTTACAATTTCAAGGGCGTAGGCAGAGAATCGGCTATTAATTTTGTGGACCTACTGAATATATGAATTTTTATACTCAAATGATTTATGGTCTATAATAGTGTTCATGGTTCTGAACCAGAAACTGTATCTTTAACTCCAGCCGATCCCACTGGATGCTTTTACAGTCACCTTTGCCAGAGAACTAATACTTTGACTTTATTAAGATGGGAAATCTGAAGCTGCTTCTTTTCAAAGTTCCTGCATCGCATATCATTCACCACAAAAACTTCAAAACCTGGCTATATAGACTAATtctctggggacaaagtggagcaatgactgatgaaaATATTACTGTTtagtcagtgtgataaattagtAGTCATAAGTCACCAAGCTATCTTGCACAGACGCATACAGCTTAGAGGGAACGCTGGCTCTGATGTGATTGCCAGAACCAAGACAGTACATTTTATGAGATTtgagacacaaaacacagaacTGAGGAACATCCAACCTCTCTGCCCCAAAGGAGAGTGGTTTTCAcctttctcttatttttcttcaaagcaCTTTCAAAGAATGCAGCTGACACTTTTATGAAAATTTGTATATGTTGTTCAATAAAACATTACAAGATACTGAAATGAAATCCAAAAGTTAAATGAGAGTGTAGGCTAAACCATTTCACAAGCCAGAACCCAGGTGTTAAAGCTGCTGCCAGCAcaatttgaaacttgatgactttggcgacctccagtgttttacatcactgtcacaAAGACACTGCCTGCTTGACATAAAATGATGCAATTTAAGCATTACAATGTAATATAAAGCCAAGCCCAGTAGATGGCACAGTAATCCACATCTTGAAAATATGAATGAAGCTACATGACATGGTCAACAGAAAGGAAACACCAGCGTGAAGTCTTCCCATGGTCTGGTTCCTCCCTAATGGTGTGAGGTGAATTTTTTGGCTTGTTTATTGTCCAAACCTGCATGCACAGTGCAATGTTGCCCATGAAAGCCTGCGTTAATCTCATATTGTACCCCCAATTCTGGTTGATGTGATGATATTATGTCTTtctgaaacttgaaacttgaaacttgaaactgtTTAAGCTGTGGGCAGACACTGTTTGTCTTTCCTTTTTTGACCATAACCTGTATGTTTGCAGATGACTGCTGCAGTGCTTTTTGCAACAGAGTGTAAAGTAATTAAAGTGAGTCTAAATTGGAATTGAGATACAGTAATAGGACTAATCTGGTGAGGTAATTGAATGATGAGTGCAGCCTGGCACAAGAATCTTAGTGCCATAGTTTTTCTTAAGCCACTCATACCTGCTACTATCACTCCGTAGCTGTGGTGTGTGGTGAAACCTGAGGACAAGAAAGTGTACAGCAAACTGGTTCTTATGACTCTCCTAGCAGTCTAATGCCCTCAGTCCTGCTACAAGACGAGGACATAACACCACATTCTTGCCCTACAGCTTTGACTCCACTATTTGACTCTCGACccttctcctcactcctccttaCCCTGAAGGGAATTCATAGACCAAATTTCAGCCTGTCAGCATCATGTCATTTTACCAACCAAGCCCTCTCAATGTCTTACACCACTACTGCTCATAACTAATACTGTAGATAGGCAACAATGAACAAAACTAAAATATGAGGACTGGAAAGCAGTAGACCAACAGCCATTGTTTCTGGTTAGGACAAGAGGccagtaaattacacattactacTCATTACTATTCATTAACTAGaagtgtcttttcttttttcacatgTTTAAGGGAAACTTGTTTTGTGACAATGTGGAAAAACTACTATAACTATTGCTATTGTTACATTACTCTGAAACATACAACATTGTGTCAGCCTTAACGGAATTGTAAAGGAAGATAGTTTTTGGGAGAtgagtgatgagaacatagacaccaaaatcatccctgtgtccccagtagatcattctGTCTTTTGCTCCATGCTAAACCCATAGACCAGCATTATCCAgtcatttttagctgtacagtcTCCCATTGCCCACCACTTCCTATAGAAACAGGGAAAGTGGTCCCTGGTAGTGCAAAACAGTgtgttatttttatggcatattttgtgtacattttccaatcacaaacacaaacacaaacacaaacacaaaactgccagacttattTACAttagagctgctgctgctgctgcaagttttcattttctggaACCAACCCTGAGTGGGACATCTCACCTGGATTGGTGAGGTGTCTTGAGAGATGACTGGTGAGGCatcctcctctttgtctctcgtCCTCATCGTTGACTCGAGGGCACTTGAGGACACTCAAGGACGTGGAGGTAGAGGCCATGCGgtgaagaaaaaaggaaaaaactgAGTTAATCGCAGCCTTGACTGTATTTAAATGGCTGGTATAATTAACTGCTGAGATAGCAAGGACAGATTTGCCTTGAAGCGTTAGCTGTGTGGGGAAGCTAGCAAGGTTATGCTAGCAGATATAAGCCACTTGCACTGCTAACTAACGTCTGCCTTATCATGCCAGCTTGGCTAATGGAAAAAAGATTCTTCTTACAAAAAATTAGTTACTCATTTCTGAATTCCTCATTTCTGAGTCCTACACTCGGTAACGGTCCTTGGCAGCATATAACAATGGGTGGAATATGAGAATAAAATAAGGGAGGTGAGGTTCACCGGTCACACACATGACTAGTGACAGACTGAGCTTCTGTGGTTCACTAGAGGCTGCTGTCCTATAGGCTGAAATACCAAACAAAGGAGAACTGCTGATTAAGCCAGGCACCACTAACACCACACCTCACCTTGTATGAATCCAGATCCAGATCTCAGCTATGCCAGTTGGGCATCTGAATGAGCACACTGTGGGTCAAAATGGATGGGCCCCACCACAGTCAAGTGCCAACTTCTGAACCAGAGGTGGTGGGACATGTCCTGTCTGGACCCTCAATAGACTCTTGGCCCAGTGGGAAGTCTGTTTTACTCTTTTTCATTAGTGGCACCACACAGTTTATCTTATCTTTAagcaaatacataaaaaaaaaaatcccatacTTCTGAAGTGATGGTGGCAATAGGAAGGAAGTGCCAGTGACAGAtacgatatatatatattcaaaagTCACTGTTGTACTCAGTATAGTATAGTTAGCATAGTAACATAGCCCCACAGCAGATGGCAGTGTGTACATTCTTTTGTCTGAAATCAACATGTCTCTCAACTAATCTTCAAGTGCGATGGATTGACTGCAGCCTGTTGTGGCAAAATTAGGAGTCTTTTCAAATGTCAGTAGAGGCTAATTCCTGTTTGCATAAAAACCACAGaactccttctctctttcctgcctTATATAGATTGCATCTCACCATGACAATTCAAGGCTTTCACATATAGGCACTGAGGGATATTTCAGAAATGTGTGGTAATTTGAAGCGTAATAATCCCACAGCTGCAAGCTCCATTAGTCTGTTGTAAAGCATTAAGCAGAAGGAATCTTCAGGAACTATGGTCCAGAGAGCAGGGCTGATTTGCAATGCTTGTACCCTACCAACTGTCTCTGCTGCCTTCTTATGCCAGGGTGGGGCGATGCACATCAAAGTACAACCGTAAGACTGTACAGAGCACAGTGTAAACCTGTAGTCTCGAAAGGCACTGCCATTTTAAGTGTAACAGAGTCGGAAAGCTAGCAGCTGAGCGGCAGCAGTGTTGCATTAGAGGTCACTCCATGAGCtagttccctctcctcttcgccTGAGCGAGAGCATGCGTCTGCACGATAGGCGGTGACAGATATGGGCCACAGCAGGGGGAGGGGTCTCACAGCAGAGCCACACAGGCACAGAGGACACTAGAAATTTGTTGGTATACTAGAattcttttgttattttttttctcaaatgactCCCTGctgctgtccctctctccatgCCCAATCAGCAGTCTGCTCAATCCTGTCAAATTCCAATGCAACATGCTACTGTAATTCCTACAACATTATACAGAGAcaccttacaaaaaagtcatgtgaaaagccacatgtgaattcacagCACACGTGTTTTTTGGacatatgttgttgttttcacatttccccagtgaaaatgacattttcacctgcaaattgtctctttgcatgtaaaattcagttttcacaTATTTAACAAATTGTCaaaatggcaggtgaaaatgtgaaaaaatgttgacatgttataaaaacacttttcaccGAATTGAAATCTTCAcatatgaagtaaaaaaaaagaaaaaaatgtgacatgtgatgtcagaatacaatgtgaaaaaaattgaaaaccaacatgtgtccaagaaagcacatgtgctttgaattcacgtgtgggttttcacatgtgactttgtaAGGGACAAAGGAGCTTGTTGCATACAGTCACATCTTTTCTCATAGCAATTACATACACGTCCCAACAAAAACACTAACCTGAGAACTATGTTAAATTGTATGTTAAATTAACTAAGTTAAGGCTGACAGCACAGACCATGAGACTAAGTGGTATCACTGGAGGTTTACTGGCACATGTAACAGATTGGATTTTAGAAGTTAGGTTTGGTTTTCTTCAATGCATGTGAAAGTGCAAATAAAGGGTTACATTCCAAAATGTAACCCTTCTGTC
Coding sequences within:
- the LOC139910284 gene encoding cadherin-related family member 3-like, with protein sequence MECEKFNFLWSLVILYTWLIQGLPGTASLAENSAAGSEVYCFQLVLSPGASLAPGYPTIINSDPLTTDFIVSMHNTTQAKVSVTGNAELDFETAPNRFVFQILAVDSEQDSALQTLTVILTDVDEAPNENGANATHSSCLFPSYSLNVSVSDGNNAVSKTLIVNIVNINDDKPQFINKITSFTIPEELSPGVIVANITAVVPNAPPYDGFIFYTISTNNYLAIHRYTGLVTVANRMDCDSSPLRQNPTVTVTVTATFRPSGPPLANTIILDITVTDINDNPPICLPAAQRVAVLETEIVGSLITTVTCTDNDVDDNFRQFQFTGLSCLDCTLHFALNSSNRIVLKGSLDFEDPSNLLVGNEYRLLAVAEDKNDTSLKGSAYVYVTVTPVNEFPPVFSPSSYFYSISELLGRGAVIGAVNATDRDLPATPVHYSIISGGGSGGLSNIFFLDPKLGSIALLTRPDYETTQYYRLLIRAVDGDPVTINITEANDEPPVCGPNRTNLIVPVDQRGGSNVQGFILSCTDKDSPPTSFIYSISGASNLNNHFVFSPSSGTNVTRLLLKERFDFESGLDRVWRYSLTVLISDGNLRAGEAGSRARAPTQTGTVIINIQVLDPSLTTVITTTTVSKPRVTYITLTENTFSLDDWYVWFVIALGAMLLLAVLAYLLYHCCRWLSTADCSCCQPRPVEEREELIPEPATPKEEIILEVTKINTVFDGEAVDPVTNRVYEYNSKSGARRWKDTSIVSEYLPTQRRSSTLVVPENTDTSQQNSSSMQSLTGRVRTGTGLSQTRSEGEGRASGRSSQSPAVSVRGRKPETVPMTTIGTTSEV